Proteins from a genomic interval of Paracoccus methylovorus:
- a CDS encoding calcium-binding protein has protein sequence MAVIRGNNLNNTMRGTTANDVLWGLNGADTFYWRNGMGNDTIHGGDIADKYDANPYTPGNPGGDRLVLQGTLGAKITFSTTENGIVHLGNNNLTFTGIERFFGTMGNDVIRAGGATLNSAHGTTPQHGLTIFSRGGHDNIIASRFDDIIDGGAGNDTINAGAGNDFIHSSTGNDLIYGGVGDENIRWGTGNNTHNPGHDTIYGGAGNDLINIWIKDGDISRQNEAAGIRGVSVTIDRIGAANNFHGHAATNIGGKASLEFYGFELGWTHAGNDTVSAANTVVGANKAGFNFNTRWGHDVLVGSRGNDTLVADEGKDTVTGGAGNDQLWIGEGEQGDGDRDVLIFRKGDGHDTVFGFDTGLDVLNLGGRTYTARETADGTLLNFGGGDTVLLSDVFDFI, from the coding sequence ATGGCAGTGATCCGAGGAAACAATCTCAACAACACGATGCGGGGCACGACTGCAAACGACGTGCTTTGGGGGCTGAATGGTGCCGACACCTTCTATTGGAGGAACGGCATGGGGAATGACACCATTCACGGCGGGGATATTGCGGACAAATACGACGCCAACCCCTATACGCCGGGCAACCCCGGTGGCGACCGGCTGGTATTGCAGGGGACGCTGGGCGCAAAGATCACCTTCTCTACAACCGAGAATGGAATTGTCCACCTTGGCAACAACAACCTGACCTTTACGGGCATCGAGCGTTTTTTCGGCACGATGGGCAATGACGTGATTCGCGCAGGTGGCGCAACCCTGAATTCCGCGCATGGCACCACCCCGCAACACGGCCTGACCATATTTTCGCGCGGCGGTCACGACAACATCATCGCATCGCGGTTCGATGACATCATCGATGGCGGCGCAGGCAATGACACCATCAACGCCGGGGCCGGCAACGACTTCATTCACTCCAGCACCGGCAACGACCTGATCTATGGCGGGGTGGGCGATGAAAACATCCGCTGGGGCACCGGCAACAACACCCACAACCCCGGTCATGACACGATCTATGGCGGGGCAGGCAACGACCTGATCAACATCTGGATCAAGGACGGCGACATCTCGCGGCAGAACGAGGCTGCCGGCATCCGCGGCGTGTCCGTGACGATCGACCGGATCGGCGCCGCCAACAACTTCCACGGCCATGCGGCAACCAACATCGGTGGCAAGGCGTCGCTGGAGTTTTACGGTTTCGAACTGGGCTGGACCCACGCCGGCAATGACACGGTCAGCGCCGCGAACACCGTCGTCGGCGCAAACAAGGCCGGGTTCAACTTCAACACCCGCTGGGGGCATGACGTGCTGGTGGGCAGCCGTGGCAACGACACTCTGGTCGCGGATGAAGGCAAGGATACCGTTACCGGCGGGGCCGGAAACGACCAGTTGTGGATCGGCGAGGGCGAGCAGGGCGACGGCGACCGCGACGTGCTGATCTTCCGCAAGGGCGATGGACATGACACGGTGTTCGGGTTCGATACCGGCCTTGACGTGCTCAATCTGGGCGGGCGAACCTATACGGCAAGGGAAACCGCCGACGGGACACTGCTGAATTTCGGCGGCGGCGATACCGTCCTGCTGTCGGACGTGTTCGATTTTATCTAA
- a CDS encoding glycosyltransferase family 87 protein, whose product MIIPFTLLVLGIAALVLFGYVGVGRGASSFSFDALYFYVSGEMWEIGSTPYDPVQFKGQMDAIANIQSVSYAYPPNSAPFSLALSVGSMGLAQIIIGAINLAAIFGILAFVHYAIRMDTSTATVPVAEVRAAEIVTWAVIIGNPFTAHVVWMGQTTLFSAAFLLGSWLLAHKRLDLLAGIFLGVSAIKPQLAFLVGFWFLLDRRWLLVVVSALTVIVMSGWPLWVNGLDGSWLAWVHSLRDYQEGGYNTLVFKHVFGLRSLLAAQGILIPSMLPVALAGVGLLYWFRAYYQPVWLIGPVLSISVLFLYAHDYDLAPLAIMTFPLLIAARGRPLVIAAIIALAVVIYFPQRIWERLDMADFARSREVALFALLSLYLGICRVTKREQNLKVAS is encoded by the coding sequence TTGATAATCCCCTTCACGCTGCTTGTTCTGGGAATCGCGGCACTGGTGCTTTTCGGCTATGTCGGAGTAGGGCGGGGGGCGAGCAGCTTTTCCTTTGACGCGCTGTATTTCTATGTCTCGGGAGAGATGTGGGAAATCGGATCCACCCCCTATGATCCGGTCCAATTCAAAGGCCAGATGGACGCCATCGCCAATATCCAATCGGTCAGCTACGCTTATCCGCCCAATTCCGCGCCATTCTCGCTTGCGCTGTCGGTGGGATCGATGGGTCTGGCGCAAATCATCATCGGCGCAATCAATCTTGCCGCTATTTTCGGCATTCTGGCCTTTGTTCATTATGCAATCCGCATGGATACATCGACCGCCACCGTTCCGGTTGCAGAGGTCCGCGCGGCCGAGATCGTCACCTGGGCGGTGATCATCGGCAATCCTTTCACAGCCCATGTGGTGTGGATGGGCCAGACCACGCTGTTTTCGGCCGCGTTCCTGCTGGGCAGTTGGCTGCTGGCCCATAAACGGCTTGACCTGCTGGCGGGGATTTTTCTGGGTGTAAGTGCGATCAAGCCGCAGCTCGCCTTTCTTGTCGGGTTCTGGTTCCTTCTGGATCGGCGCTGGCTGCTTGTCGTCGTCTCGGCCTTGACGGTAATCGTGATGTCGGGCTGGCCGCTGTGGGTCAACGGGCTGGATGGCTCGTGGCTGGCATGGGTCCATTCGCTGAGGGACTATCAAGAGGGCGGCTATAACACGCTGGTCTTCAAGCATGTATTCGGCCTGCGCAGCCTGCTTGCCGCACAGGGCATCCTGATCCCGTCGATGCTGCCGGTGGCGCTGGCAGGGGTCGGGCTGCTATATTGGTTCAGGGCGTATTACCAGCCCGTCTGGCTGATCGGACCGGTTCTGAGCATCTCGGTCCTGTTCCTTTATGCGCATGATTACGATCTGGCGCCGCTGGCCATCATGACGTTTCCGCTGCTGATCGCCGCCCGAGGCAGGCCGCTGGTCATCGCGGCCATCATCGCGCTGGCGGTCGTCATCTATTTCCCGCAACGCATATGGGAACGGCTGGACATGGCGGATTTCGCGCGCTCCAGAGAGGTGGCGCTTTTCGCGCTTCTGTCGCTTTACTTGGGCATTTGTCGGGTCACGAAGCGGGAACAGAACCTGAAGGTGGCATCTTGA
- a CDS encoding UbiA family prenyltransferase: MSAAGSEIGALVGHHEPPLPQTTIPLIVDLDRTLCRSDTMHEALIGLVASRPVWIFRLPSWLSSGKKGFKHALADQRTVDPAQLPYDQDVVNLIETARAEGRQVALISASDHRQVSAVADHLGLFDEAVGTGATGVPDNLSGQAKADYLVGRFGEKGFDYVGDSAADLAVWAVARQAYGIRVSAGTAKKAQAQGTRLLALGEAVPELPALLRACRPHQWAKNLLVLLPVLTAHDLSHLPAALLGMLCFSLAASAIYIVNDLADLPSDRAHPRKRFRPFAAGMASAKNGLILACGLLAVSGLAALLLLPVAFFWTLLVYLVVTSAYSFSLKRKMMVDVVALAALYTLRIVAGSAATGIVLSPWLLVFSMFLFFALATIKRQAELEDMLVRGSDKTAGRNMMVGDLPILQAMSIGAAQAAVLVFALYSQDPQVQENFSKPDMLLLICPVLFFWLGRMQLLTRRGHMTDDPIVFTFRDRVGLICGALMLAIFVIAGR; this comes from the coding sequence ATGTCGGCCGCAGGATCCGAGATCGGCGCGCTGGTCGGGCATCACGAACCGCCCTTGCCGCAAACCACCATCCCGCTGATTGTCGATCTGGACCGGACGCTGTGCAGATCCGATACGATGCACGAGGCGCTGATCGGGCTTGTCGCGTCGCGTCCGGTGTGGATCTTCCGCCTGCCTTCCTGGCTGTCGTCAGGCAAAAAGGGGTTCAAGCACGCGCTGGCCGACCAAAGAACCGTGGACCCGGCGCAACTGCCTTACGATCAGGACGTAGTGAATCTGATCGAAACCGCCCGTGCCGAAGGTCGGCAGGTGGCGCTGATTTCCGCATCGGATCACCGACAGGTCTCGGCGGTCGCGGATCATCTGGGGCTGTTCGACGAGGCCGTGGGCACCGGGGCAACCGGAGTGCCAGACAATCTTTCCGGTCAGGCCAAGGCCGATTATCTGGTCGGCCGGTTCGGCGAAAAGGGCTTTGACTATGTCGGCGACAGCGCCGCGGACCTCGCCGTGTGGGCGGTGGCGCGGCAGGCCTATGGCATCCGGGTCTCTGCCGGGACCGCGAAAAAGGCGCAGGCGCAGGGAACCCGGTTGCTGGCACTTGGGGAAGCGGTGCCCGAGTTGCCCGCCTTGCTGCGGGCCTGCCGGCCCCACCAATGGGCCAAAAACCTGCTGGTTTTGCTGCCGGTCCTGACAGCGCATGACCTAAGCCATCTGCCTGCAGCCCTGCTGGGCATGCTGTGCTTTTCGCTGGCCGCGTCGGCCATCTATATCGTCAACGATCTGGCAGATCTGCCATCAGACCGCGCGCATCCCAGAAAGCGGTTCCGGCCTTTCGCAGCCGGCATGGCCAGCGCGAAGAACGGGCTTATCCTTGCCTGCGGGCTGCTTGCTGTTTCCGGGCTTGCCGCGCTGCTTTTGCTGCCCGTGGCATTTTTCTGGACGTTGCTGGTCTATCTGGTCGTGACCTCGGCCTATTCATTTTCGCTCAAGCGCAAGATGATGGTGGATGTGGTCGCATTGGCTGCGCTTTATACGCTCAGGATCGTTGCGGGCAGTGCCGCGACGGGGATCGTCCTGTCGCCATGGCTGCTGGTCTTTTCCATGTTCCTTTTCTTTGCCCTTGCCACGATCAAGCGCCAGGCCGAGCTTGAGGACATGCTGGTGCGGGGTTCCGACAAGACGGCGGGGCGCAACATGATGGTGGGCGACCTGCCGATCCTGCAGGCCATGTCCATCGGCGCGGCGCAGGCGGCCGTGCTTGTCTTTGCGCTTTATTCGCAAGACCCGCAGGTTCAGGAAAACTTCAGCAAGCCGGATATGCTGCTGCTGATTTGCCCGGTGCTGTTCTTCTGGCTGGGCCGGATGCAACTGCTGACCAGACGCGGGCATATGACCGACGACCCCATCGTCTTCACCTTCCGCGACCGCGTGGGATTGATCTGCGGGGCGCTGATGCTGGCCATTTTCGTCATTGCCGGGCGGTAA